From the Chryseobacterium sp. G0201 genome, the window AATTTCATACAGTAAAATTAAAAAAAGTTAAAATAACAAGAGCAGAATTTTAATAATATTTTGTTAGATTTGTATTGAAAATCATCTAACATTTTGAAAACAACATTAACAGAAGAAAATTATCTGAAAGCTTTGTTTCATTTAGTTGACAATGAAGGAAAGGTTACGATTAACGAGCTCAGCAAATTTTTAAATGTAAAAATGCCGAGTGTCAATAACATGATGAAGAAGTTTGCCGACAAAAGTTGGGTAATTTACGAAACTTACAAACCTCTGAGAGTCACAGAAAAAGGAAGACGGGAAGCCGCTTTAGTCGTACGTAAGCACAGACTTACCGAAATGTTTTTGGTAAAAAAAATGAATTTTGGCTGGGAGAATGTACACGAAATCGCAGAACAGCTTGAGCACGTGCACTCTACTATTTTCTTTGACAAAATGGATGAAATATTAGATCATCCAAAGTTTGATCCGCATGGAGAGCCAATTCCTGATAAAGACGGAAATATTATTGCTCAGGATTTACAGAAATTAAGTGGATGCAATGTTGGGGAAACAGTAGTTTTTGCTTCCGTAACGCTTTCTGATGACGCTTTTCTGAATTATTTAACTGAAAGAAAACTACTTCTGAATACCAAAATAAAAATTATTAAAATTGAAAGTTTTGACAGATCTGTAACGGTTGAAGTTGAAGGAAAACATGAAGTTTTAAGTAAAAAGGCGACTGAAAAAATATTGGTTAAGAAATAAAACTGGTGATTTCGAGAGCCTAAACCACCAGCTTTTTATAATTGTTGATTGAGGTTCTCGAAATCAACAATAAATTATTTCAAACTGTTCTTTAAAATTTTGGAAACCGTTTCAATTTCTTCCATTGTATTGAAATAATGTGGTGATAATCTCACAATTCCATTCACATTTTTATTGGTAAAATCAATCAAAGCTGAATTTTTGTAGGTTACAGAGAAAAATATATTATTTTCTTTTAAAACTTTCTGAATATTTTCAAGATCGCCATCAGAACCACAAAATGTGATGATACTGCTCAGTTTATTTCCCCAATCCCAAACCTTGAAACCGCTATTTTTAAGGTTGTCTCTCAGTTTTCCAGATAAATTTTTGTTATAATTTTCAATATTATCTAAGCCAATATTATTTGCATACTTTACAGCTTCCATAAAACCTAGCAACGTACCATAAGAAATTTCCCAGTGCTCGAATCTTTTTGCGGTTTTAAATAATTCATAATCATCGTATTCCGTCCAGTTTGCACCTCGCATATCTAACAATAAAGGAGCGTAATTTTGCTTTAGAACTCTTTCTGAAACATATAGAAAACCTGTTCCTCTTGGTCCACGCATGAATTTTCTTCCTGTGGCAGTCAGGAAATCACAGTCGATTTTCTCAACATCAACAACCATTTGTCCGACAGATTGACAAGCATCAACCAAATACAAAACATCATATTGACGGCAAATTTTTCCAACACCCTCAACATTTTGAATCAATCCTGAATTTGTTGGGATATGTGTAACCGCAACTAATTTTGGATTGTGTTGTTTTATTAAATTTTCTAAATCCTCCAAATCCAATTCATTATCTGAAAGATTTTTTGTTCTTATTACTTTTATGTTCAATTTTTTCTGAAGCGAGATAAAAGTGATTTGATTTGAAATATAATCATCTACAGTGGTAATGATCACATCTCCTTCTTTGAAAACAATGCTCGCTAAAGCCTTTGCATAAGCATCTGTCGCACTGGTCGCAAAAGCAATATTTGAAGATTGACAATTGATCAGTTTTGCGCTTTCTTCATAAAACTCTTCCAATAAAGTGGTATTTCGGTTAGCGACTTCATATCCTCCAAATTGTTCTTCCTGATGAAAATAATCAACCATAGAATCAACAACTACCTTTGGCATTAATGATGACCCGGCATTGTTTAGAAATATTTTATTATCAGATAAACCTTTTGTGTCTTGTCTTATTTGGTCTAAATTCATTTTTTTTATTTTTTTTCTCCCACAGATTTTAACGATTTACACAGATTATTGCGTATATATTTGCTGAAGACCTGTAAGAATTTAATCAAACAATTTTATACAAAAAATCCCGAATTATTACGTTCGGGATTAAATATTTTTATAAAAGTGATTATAAAATTAATCTAAAACACTCCAACCTCTTTTTGGATTGTTGTTTGAAGAAACTTCCTGTTCATTAACAATGATATTTTCTTTTCTCTGACCGATGTAATCCAGTTCGCTTAATTTAGAGAAAATTGTTTCTAAACTTCTCAACATCTGCTGAATATAAAGAAGCGGTTCTCCACAATTATGATGATCGTAATTCGTTTCCGCAACAATCGATAACTGGTTTAATAATGTATGAGGAGCAATTTCACTCCATTCTAAGCTGTAATTCAACATTTCTTCCAATTCTGCAGGAATCAAAACCTGAGTGGAATTGTATAAATGAAGCGCCAGTTTTGCAAAAGATTCAATTAAAAATACAGGCGGCTGCCAAGGAATGATGTTTCTGAATTGGAAATACATATTTCCAAAAGTATTTACCATTGTCGTACACAAGAACTTAACGTTCTGAGCTAAAGCAGTATTTTGGTTTTTATGAGACGCTTTTTGAACAATCTTAAAGGCGTATTGTTGCAAATTTCCAATAGATTTTGCGTAGCTATTGTAATAATCCAACAATGCCGGATGACTTTGAATAGACGTACAAGGCGGAATAAAATTAGAATCTACCTGTGCGATATTCCCCTTTAGATCAACCTTTCCGACAATTAGATAATTCCCTCCTGAGTAGCTGCTGTTCAAAGAAGTTACGGGAAGCAATTCGATATGATGATTCGGCTGTGCATTGGGATGACGAGGCGGAATTTCTTCAGGATCGATATCTCCAAACGGAACTTTATCAAACGGATTAACGGAAATTAGGATATAATATTCTCCATCAGCCTGTTCTTCATTCATTGATTTGGCTAACGATTTTACGCTTACTCTCCTGTCATTCAATTCAACTCTATAACCAGCCAAAGTCACTGCGCTACAATGTTTTATCACTAACTGAACATCATTTGTTGCTGTATTGTGAACATCAAATATAGTTTTGTCGGTAAACTCGTTCGGGATTGGTAAAAGTCCGTAATTATATGTTGTTATCGCCAAAGAATTTGAATCTCTGATGGTATCTATTAGAAAATTATCCTGATCATTCAGATGTCTTTGGGAAACTTTCATCCCATCTACCCAATTGATTGCAAAATGTTTTATAGGCTGTATCATAGTTAATACTTTTAAAATTTGTGATTATGGTTTTCTCGTAATTCCTTCTTCTTCATGCTGGATAACCCTTTTGCAGATCACCACTTCATTTTCTGAAATGCCGTTTGCAGAAATATCCATATCAAAATCAATATACCTTCTGAAGCTGAAAAACGATTTTTTTGTATAAAAGATCCAATAATACGGTTCTTTTTCAATGTCTGACAAATGAATGATAGATCCCGGATTTTTGTGATTGTAATCATCCACTACCCTGTAAAACCAGTCTCCGAAAGTTACTCCTGTCGGTAAAGTTTTAGCTTTAATTCTAAATCTGTTGGCGTCTTCAAGGTTTTTACTTAACTCAACATTCAATACCATTAATCTATCAAAATCCGCGCCTTCAAAGTCCGGAAGTCTCTGATCCGGTGAATATCTCCAGGTTTTATAAATATCAAACGGAATACTGATAAACTGAATATAGCAATAGTAAAATACCATCGGAACCAAAAAGATCAGCATACTCGTTGCCGACATAATGGCGTAACCCGTTCCTTTGCTCATCCAATTGAAAATTAGGTAAAAAAGATATCCGCCGAAAGCAATACACGTCAATGAAAGTATTGATTCAAACAAGATACTCATCGACACAGATTCAATATGTTTTTTGAAATACTTATCTAATAAATTAACGTGAATAATCCCAAAAATAAGGTAAATGATCTGTGCAATAAGATACCAGTACGGGTTAAACAAATTCCCTGCAAACCCGAAAAAACCAGGCAAAGCAAGACACAGACTGCAAAGCAGAACGTATATGATGATAACTTTAATTTTTATAGCAGGTTTGTTTCGTCTGATCACCCCGAGGATAATCATCATGATAATTGCTATTAATGGCATTAAAATATACCTAAAAAAGATCCCTTTAACTGAAGAAATTTCCATTTGTTTCTTTTCGAATTTATATTTTGTTGGTGATTGTAAATATAATAAAATATTTTACAGAAAGGTAGAGTATCCGAGGCGGTTTGCATTTCTGCCATCATCCTCAAGCATAAATGAATATTCTTTCTTTTCTGTGATAAAATTTTCTTCCACATCTACACTTACCGGAAGAAAATAATCGTATAAAGCCTGAAGCACTTTTCTGAACGGGTTTCCATGAATATATTTTTTCATATCCGAATACGGAATCGGGCCAATATTGACTACCCAATTTCGCTGTCCGTCCATATGCTTCCCGCTCGGAATGTAGGTAACTCCCAATTTTGAATTTCCCAATAACATAGAATCATCATTTTCCCCTATTCCATCAATCACATTTGGTGCAAAAGTTACTTCTACAGGCACTTGTAGAAATGCGGTCATGCATCTTTCAAACCACTTTTTATCACCTCTGATCTGATGAAAAAACGGTAAAATATAGATGAAAATATAAGCATTCTGCTTGTCGAGCA encodes:
- a CDS encoding metal-dependent transcriptional regulator — encoded protein: MKTTLTEENYLKALFHLVDNEGKVTINELSKFLNVKMPSVNNMMKKFADKSWVIYETYKPLRVTEKGRREAALVVRKHRLTEMFLVKKMNFGWENVHEIAEQLEHVHSTIFFDKMDEILDHPKFDPHGEPIPDKDGNIIAQDLQKLSGCNVGETVVFASVTLSDDAFLNYLTERKLLLNTKIKIIKIESFDRSVTVEVEGKHEVLSKKATEKILVKK
- a CDS encoding aminotransferase class V-fold PLP-dependent enzyme translates to MNLDQIRQDTKGLSDNKIFLNNAGSSLMPKVVVDSMVDYFHQEEQFGGYEVANRNTTLLEEFYEESAKLINCQSSNIAFATSATDAYAKALASIVFKEGDVIITTVDDYISNQITFISLQKKLNIKVIRTKNLSDNELDLEDLENLIKQHNPKLVAVTHIPTNSGLIQNVEGVGKICRQYDVLYLVDACQSVGQMVVDVEKIDCDFLTATGRKFMRGPRGTGFLYVSERVLKQNYAPLLLDMRGANWTEYDDYELFKTAKRFEHWEISYGTLLGFMEAVKYANNIGLDNIENYNKNLSGKLRDNLKNSGFKVWDWGNKLSSIITFCGSDGDLENIQKVLKENNIFFSVTYKNSALIDFTNKNVNGIVRLSPHYFNTMEEIETVSKILKNSLK
- a CDS encoding TssN family type VI secretion system protein, with product MMIILGVIRRNKPAIKIKVIIIYVLLCSLCLALPGFFGFAGNLFNPYWYLIAQIIYLIFGIIHVNLLDKYFKKHIESVSMSILFESILSLTCIAFGGYLFYLIFNWMSKGTGYAIMSATSMLIFLVPMVFYYCYIQFISIPFDIYKTWRYSPDQRLPDFEGADFDRLMVLNVELSKNLEDANRFRIKAKTLPTGVTFGDWFYRVVDDYNHKNPGSIIHLSDIEKEPYYWIFYTKKSFFSFRRYIDFDMDISANGISENEVVICKRVIQHEEEGITRKP